TGGAACTCACGAAGTGAGTTCATTTGACGAGGAAGAGATTTTTTCACCAGGtgagtaatgagaaatttatcgcagtaagaaaatggataaaaattttttatccgcTAAAAAACAATGGTGAATTTTTTAGAGTTTAACCAAGAAggtgaaaatacaataataatagaagattcggaggaggaggaggatgaggatgatgatgataatgaggTACAAGAGGAAGATATGGGGGAGGAGCTGAGTGGAACGGAAGAACAGACTCTAGAGGAACTTTTGAGGGAAAGaggtaaatacaattatacatttttgcataGATAACGCTTTCATACTCGAATACCTTTATTCTAACCGGACGAAATTTTTAGGAATTGTTTTCCCGGAAATTTCTTACTCGCCGGAATATTAGTGATCAATGATCAACACGATCAACGGTGAACAAGAAAGGGAATAATCCTGTATAAAGGTGagagaatttaatatgaaatgtattactatttttaattttaacaacacgtaaaattcgagtatggaagtgtaaaaacaataattttaaagataaactaattcgtttgttttcgatttttccagTTCAGTTTGGtggaggagggggaggaaTGGAAGAAAacacgcagcagcagcagcagtcggCGGAAAATCAAGCCGAAGAAACCGACGACAACGAGATAGGAGTTCGTGGGGAGGGGAGActggagagagaagaggatgAGGAAGCGTTGTTTCCGGAGAATCAGGTTGGTGCGCCGGAACAGATCGCGAATCATAACggggataattttaattatttagatttaataagGGAAAACGTGCGTGAGTTTAGAAATTTCGGTGTAGTAGGGAGAGAGGCTGGTTTTCGCCTTCGATCATTACCAGAGGGGGAGGAGGTTTACGCGTGGTTAGAAAACGCGTTTCGCGAGCTTTATGCGTACGCGGTACTTTCCTGTGTTCCCGGTGATTACATCGGACTTAGTTTCGATTCCCCGAATCTTTCACACGGGCCCGCGGGTATTTCGTTCCGACCATCTCGTGATTTGACTCACGAGAATATCTGGAACCTCGTGAGTTCGTTAGCTCAAAGCTCCGGGGGCTTGAACGTAGCGCAAGAATTCAATATCCACGTTTACCGTGTCACTCCTCCTACGGGTCGTGCGGGTAATGCGCTTGATATCGCTGGTAAACGCTCGATTTTAACGATATCTAACTCGGATAACTTATGTTTTCCTCGCGCACTCGTAACGGCGCAAATTTACAATGAACGTGGTAATTTACGTACGGGTAGCCTACAAGAAAGATGGAACGCCGTGAGATACCGTCATTCCTCGTTACAACGTGAGTTGGCACGTGATTTAACGAGGAAAGTCGGTATTACAATTCCAGAAGAGGGTTGCGGTATTCGCGAAATCGAGCATTTTCAGCAATATTTAGCCGCGGAAAACATCGCGATAATGGTTTATAGTGCGGAAACTTTTGGTCACGGGGGTAAAGTCTTATTTGATGGAAATGCGATACTAGCCTCACTACATCGCGAACCGGTCGCGAGTTTAAACATATTACATCACGCTGAATTACGACATTACagcgttattttaaatttaagagccGCCGCGGGTAGCCGAGGTTATTATGTACCATGTAACGTTGGTTACCGCAGCGATGTAAGGGGACACCGATGCTCAAATAAATGCCCTCGGTGTTACGCGGTACCTTCGTGCGAGCGATTCGACGCGGAGCGTATTCattgcgaaaattgtaatcgcaaatttttcaatcacgCGTGTCTTGAGCATCATCGTGCGCAAAAATCATACGATGGGCAATCGTCTCGTAGCGTTTGCAACACCGTATGTTTTTGCGAAGAATGCGGTCGTTTAATCGAGCGTAATAGACAACACGAATGCGGCGTGACTTACTGTTTAACGTGTCGTTCTGCCCAGCCGTTGAATCATCTTTGTCACATGCTTCCTCTCCCTCACAAAGCTAATTTCCGTACTAACGACACGGAGCACATTTTGGGAGAGGGAGGAGAGCAACAACAAAACGCAGGTGAGTGCGTACTTAAAACAGAAAGTCGCGTCGCATTCGTGTTTTACGATTTCGAGACGCGACAGGATGACACGCTTCAAGGTACCGCGAGTGTAAATATTCACGTACCTACACTTTGCGTCGCGCA
This window of the Linepithema humile isolate Giens D197 chromosome 1, Lhum_UNIL_v1.0, whole genome shotgun sequence genome carries:
- the LOC136997022 gene encoding uncharacterized protein, whose product is MEENTQQQQQSAENQAEETDDNEIGVRGEGRLEREEDEEALFPENQVGAPEQIANHNGDNFNYLDLIRENVREFRNFGVVGREAGFRLRSLPEGEEVYAWLENAFRELYAYAVLSCVPGDYIGLSFDSPNLSHGPAGISFRPSRDLTHENIWNLVSSLAQSSGGLNVAQEFNIHVYRVTPPTGRAGNALDIAGKRSILTISNSDNLCFPRALVTAQIYNERGNLRTGSLQERWNAVRYRHSSLQRELARDLTRKVGITIPEEGCGIREIEHFQQYLAAENIAIMVYSAETFGHGGKVLFDGNAILASLHREPVASLNILHHAELRHYSVILNLRAAAGSRGYYVPCNVGYRSDVRGHRCSNKCPRCYAVPSCERFDAERIHCENCNRKFFNHACLEHHRAQKSYDGQSSRSVCNTVCFCEECGRLIERNRQHECGVTYCLTCRSAQPLNHLCHMLPLPHKANFRTNDTEHILGEGGEQQQNAGECVLKTESRVAFVFYDFETRQDDTLQGTASVNIHVPTLCVAQQICETCAEIEDTSLITRKHSMRNLSYAILLRAEPP